AcctagtgtttttcttttccccttcaaagaaagcaaaatgtaaCATTTTGGGAAACAATTTAATTAGGGCCATATCTACTCAGATTTAAATACTTTAGTTTCATTTAAAGAAACTATGTTATGTagaccaatggttctcaaactgaGTATCATACTCACCTGAAGGATTTGTTAAAACACAAATTGCTAGATCTTACCCCCTAGAATTTTTCACTGAATAGATCTGGGGTGGATccaagattttgcatttctaacaagaaaAAGACACACCTGAATTAACTGTTTCTTGAAGACTTGCTTCCATGATGTTATGGTTTGATCAGCTTTTGTAGAAGCTGACATCTGTATTTTTGCAATGTTTTCACTGAAACAGTTGTCTTCCCCCATCCTTGACTCAAACTGTCCCTTGAATAtagcattgaaaaaaaagtacCCTCAGCAGATAATACGCCAAACTTGCTTTTAGAAACTGCAGTAGTGATCTCATCTGTTCTAATAACCTGGATTTCTCTTGATTTTAAGTGCTCTTGCACCTTTTGAAGTGAGAATTCAGACTACAAAACATCGTCCGTTGCGAAGAGGGCCCTTCAGCCATCTAGCCCACACCCTCTTGTAGAGGTAGGAGGTGAAACCCAAAATAGAGAATTGAGACTCAACACCACCGGGGGGCCCAACGGACACCTCTAGATTGCAAACCATTGGGCTGCCCGCTCTCCCACTTCTCCGAAGCAAATGTGAGCTAGATAGCTAGTTCTTACCTTCCGCAGCCCAGCCCACCGATCACAATACAGCGCAcccaaaagcaaacagaaacattGCTTAGATCTGGAGTACAAGACcttttaaaatgaatcaaaaaacGGAGCAAGCACACGAAAGGCAGTTTTTAGTGAACGacttgggtttttaaattttttttaacgtttattcatttttgagacagagagagacagagcatgaacgggggaggggcagagagagaaagagacacagaatttgaaacagggtccaggctccgagctgtcagcacagggctcgatgcggggctcgaactcacagaccgcgagatcatgatctgagccgaagtcggccgcccaaccgactgagccacccaggcgccccatgacttggGTTTTCAGGGCTGTTAACACTTTAGGAATGCCTACCTCTCACGAACTTCCCAAAACCCGACTCTAGCCCAACTCCCAAAAACAAAGTTACCAAAGTTCTACCCGAGTGCCCAACTCTTCCGAAGACCAGATGGTTGGCCCTAAAAAGGGCCGTTGGCAGGATGGATGCAGAAATGAAGCTGCAGCTTAGCCTCCGAAACCATACAGGGTGCGTCCCTGGCGCTTCAGGGCATACACTACGTCCATAGCCGTGACCGTCTTGCGCTTGGCGTGCTCAGTGTAGGTGACTGCATCCCGAATGACGTTTTCCAGGAAAACCTTCAGCACGCCCCGGGTCTCCTCGTAGATGAGGCCGGAGATCCGCTTGACTCCTCCACGCCGGGCAAGGCGCCGAATTGCCGGCTTGGTGATGCCTTGGATGTTGTCTCTCAAAACTTTGCGGTGGCGCTTGGCACCCCCCTTGCCCAAGCCTTTGCCGCCCTTTCCTCTCCCAGACATGGCGAGAATCAAGCTGGAGACACAACTTTCAGGGAGAGTAGGGCGGCTTTACCCCCTAATATAACAGAGCACCGGACCAGATTGAGAACAGAAGGCGAGAGGCGGGAAGCCCGCCCTAAATTGTCCCCGCCCCCTCCGCATTGCGTCATTTCTTCTCTGCTAATTTCCTATCCGTCCTTCTGCCCGCTGCACGGCTCCCTCTAATGGCAAGTGgactcttagtttttaaaaaaatctcccggCCATAGTCCTTGGGAGAATACAGATCCATCCAACGTGAGGCGTCCGGATGCCGCAGCCGTTTTCGCTTCTCCCTCCGTTTGTGGATTCCCCCAGGGCGTAAAATTTAGGCTAAGGGGAAAGGTCTTTCTGGCGTGAGAAGACCAGAGAAAGACCAAATGGAGTCCAGAGACGGGAAGGAGAAGACGGCGCCAGCGCCTGGTCTAATCCCGACTAGAGGGTCACAGGCTTGTGAGGCATGGTTacataa
This Prionailurus viverrinus isolate Anna unplaced genomic scaffold, UM_Priviv_1.0 scaffold_50, whole genome shotgun sequence DNA region includes the following protein-coding sequences:
- the LOC125159540 gene encoding histone H4, which codes for MSGRGKGGKGLGKGGAKRHRKVLRDNIQGITKPAIRRLARRGGVKRISGLIYEETRGVLKVFLENVIRDAVTYTEHAKRKTVTAMDVVYALKRQGRTLYGFGG